Proteins found in one Gemmatimonadaceae bacterium genomic segment:
- a CDS encoding ABC transporter ATP-binding protein, translating to MARITLSHVDKRYPNGFVASRDLSLEVADGEFLVLVGPSGSGKSTVLRMIAGLEKPTGGTIAIGERDVTRLPPQERDIAMVFQSYALYPHMTVRENMAFGLRLRKQSDDMVARRIGEVADALGLASMLDRKPAQLSGGQRQRVALGRAIVREPKAFLFDEPLSNLDAQLRVETRAELARLHRRLGATMVYVTHDQVEAMTLGTRVAVLKDGVLQQIAPPMELYRQPRNQFVASFIGSPSMNFVRGTIERENERARFVAPGVTIALSDSTATRAGPVVLGVRPHDISLGAAADTGVSAVVTLVEPLGSEQLVYVRVAGGADLVAAVGADRAPRIEETVALRVAPNAVHLFDPEHGSRLALGTQQPAASTSNATSQQ from the coding sequence ATGGCGCGCATAACGCTATCCCACGTCGACAAGCGCTACCCGAACGGATTCGTCGCGTCACGCGACCTTTCATTAGAGGTCGCTGACGGTGAATTTCTCGTTCTCGTCGGGCCGTCGGGGAGCGGCAAGTCGACAGTGCTGCGCATGATCGCCGGTCTCGAGAAGCCCACCGGCGGCACGATCGCGATCGGCGAACGCGACGTCACGCGGCTCCCGCCGCAGGAGCGCGATATCGCGATGGTTTTCCAGAGCTACGCGCTGTACCCGCACATGACCGTGCGCGAGAACATGGCCTTCGGTCTGCGGCTGCGAAAGCAATCGGACGACATGGTTGCGCGGCGCATTGGTGAGGTTGCGGACGCGTTGGGACTGGCATCGATGCTCGACCGCAAGCCGGCGCAACTCTCCGGGGGACAGCGGCAGCGCGTCGCTCTGGGCCGCGCCATCGTGCGAGAGCCGAAGGCATTTCTCTTCGACGAACCGCTCTCGAATCTCGACGCGCAGCTTCGCGTCGAGACGCGCGCCGAGCTGGCGCGCCTGCATCGCCGGCTCGGCGCGACGATGGTGTACGTCACGCACGATCAGGTGGAGGCGATGACGTTGGGGACGCGCGTCGCGGTGCTCAAGGACGGTGTGCTCCAGCAGATCGCGCCTCCGATGGAGCTCTATCGTCAGCCGCGGAATCAATTCGTCGCGAGCTTCATCGGCAGCCCATCGATGAACTTCGTTCGGGGCACGATCGAGCGCGAGAACGAGCGCGCACGCTTCGTCGCGCCGGGCGTGACGATCGCCCTGTCGGATTCGACCGCGACGCGCGCAGGTCCCGTGGTGCTTGGCGTTCGGCCGCACGATATCTCGCTCGGCGCTGCAGCCGACACTGGTGTGAGTGCAGTGGTGACACTCGTCGAGCCGCTGGGGAGTGAGCAGCTCGTATACGTGCGCGTAGCGGGTGGCGCCGATCTGGTCGCGGCGGTGGGTGCGGACCGCGCTCCCCGCATCGAGGAGACAGTCGCGTTGCGCGTGGCCCCGAACGCGGTGCACCTCTTCGATCCGGAGCACGGTAGTCGGCTGGCGTTAGGCACGCAGCAGCCGGCCGCGAGCACCAGTAACGCGACGTCGCAGCAGTAA
- a CDS encoding carbohydrate ABC transporter permease, which yields MSPETRGAAGRIAARVGLVLLVLFAAFPFYWAVVASFTPEATLFREPSLWPRELLLDHYRALFTERDFWTPIKNSLIVAGTTTVFCVTIGAFAAYALARIEFPFKRAILGFILAVTMFPQISIVSPLYMLLRALRLINTYPGLVLPYVTFAMPLAVWLLVGFFRQLPPDLEEAAMVDGASRWQSFTRVILPLTGPGLATTAILTFIYCWNEFLFALSFTLGPERYTVPVAIALFRGQYQVPWGQILAATVVATAPVAIVVLAFQRRIVQGLTAGAVKG from the coding sequence ATGAGCCCGGAAACCCGAGGTGCCGCAGGGCGGATCGCAGCCCGCGTCGGGCTGGTGCTGCTCGTCCTGTTTGCGGCATTTCCCTTCTACTGGGCCGTCGTCGCGTCGTTCACACCCGAAGCAACGCTGTTTCGCGAGCCATCGCTCTGGCCGCGCGAGCTACTCCTCGATCACTATCGCGCGCTCTTCACCGAACGGGATTTCTGGACGCCGATTAAGAACTCGCTCATCGTCGCCGGCACGACGACGGTGTTCTGCGTGACGATCGGCGCCTTCGCCGCGTACGCGCTTGCGCGCATCGAGTTCCCGTTCAAGCGCGCGATCCTGGGCTTCATTCTCGCCGTCACGATGTTCCCGCAGATCTCGATCGTGAGCCCGCTATACATGCTGCTGCGCGCGTTGCGGCTCATCAACACGTATCCGGGACTCGTACTACCATATGTGACGTTCGCGATGCCCCTCGCGGTATGGCTCCTCGTCGGATTCTTCCGTCAGTTGCCGCCGGACCTCGAGGAGGCCGCAATGGTCGACGGCGCGTCGCGCTGGCAGAGCTTCACGCGAGTGATTTTGCCGCTCACCGGCCCGGGCCTGGCGACGACCGCGATTCTCACCTTCATCTATTGTTGGAACGAATTCCTGTTCGCGTTGTCGTTCACGCTCGGTCCGGAGCGCTACACCGTGCCGGTCGCGATCGCGCTGTTCCGCGGACAGTATCAGGTCCCCTGGGGTCAGATACTGGCGGCGACGGTAGTCGCGACGGCGCCGGTGGCGATCGTGGTTCTCGCTTTTCAGCGGCGAATCGTGCAGGGGCTCACAGCAGGTGCAGTGAAGGGATGA
- a CDS encoding sugar ABC transporter permease, whose protein sequence is MNDRQPVDDSSEARAGWLLTAPALSVILLVALFPLGWTLWESLHQHDLRMPWLGRPFVGLGNYLDIFQDARFWQALGHTAFFAVISVSLELSLGLALALAMNQAFRGRGIVRAAVLVPWAIPTVVAALLWRFMFDSQAGIANVLLADVGLLHHPLVWFVRASTAWVPVILADVWKTTPFVGLLLLAGLQSIDKELYEAAATDGAGAWWQLRHITIPLLKPAILVALIFRTLDAFRVFDLIYVMTGGGPGTSTEPVAVYTFNSLLQNLEFGYGAALSVIIFLVTFGLAMLYMRGLGLELGGPRARR, encoded by the coding sequence GTGAACGATCGTCAGCCGGTCGACGATTCGAGCGAGGCGCGCGCCGGCTGGCTCCTGACCGCGCCGGCACTCTCGGTCATCCTGCTCGTCGCCCTGTTTCCCCTCGGCTGGACGCTGTGGGAATCCCTTCATCAGCACGATCTTCGCATGCCCTGGCTCGGCCGTCCCTTTGTCGGACTGGGCAATTATCTGGACATTTTCCAGGATGCGCGCTTCTGGCAGGCGTTAGGCCATACGGCGTTCTTCGCCGTGATCAGCGTCTCGCTCGAGCTCTCGTTAGGCCTCGCGCTCGCGCTGGCAATGAACCAGGCCTTTCGCGGCCGAGGGATCGTTCGCGCGGCGGTGCTCGTGCCATGGGCGATTCCGACAGTGGTCGCAGCGCTCCTCTGGCGATTCATGTTCGATTCGCAGGCGGGCATCGCCAACGTCCTCCTCGCCGACGTCGGCCTGCTGCACCATCCGCTCGTGTGGTTCGTCCGCGCGTCGACGGCGTGGGTACCCGTGATTCTCGCCGATGTGTGGAAGACGACGCCGTTCGTCGGACTCCTGCTCCTCGCGGGCCTGCAGAGCATCGACAAGGAGCTTTACGAGGCGGCAGCCACCGATGGCGCGGGCGCGTGGTGGCAGCTCCGGCACATAACGATTCCTTTGCTCAAGCCGGCGATTCTCGTCGCCCTCATTTTCCGCACGCTGGACGCTTTTCGCGTGTTCGATCTGATCTATGTCATGACAGGTGGAGGCCCGGGAACGTCGACGGAGCCGGTTGCCGTGTACACCTTCAACTCCCTGTTGCAGAACCTCGAATTCGGCTACGGCGCGGCGCTTTCCGTCATCATCTTTCTCGTGACGTTCGGCCTCGCGATGCTCTACATGCGCGGGCTCGGGCTCGAGCTCGGCGGTCCGAGGGCGCGGCGATGA
- a CDS encoding ABC transporter substrate-binding protein, whose amino-acid sequence MRAHFRPAILSLIAVLACHGSRPDDTRPVVTFAGSALGAEGAVLARQVARFELANPGIRVRIQHTPDDATQRHQLFVQWLNARAGEPDVLQLDVVWTPEFAAAGWVLSLDRWHPNASDFFPATIAANTWANSLFAMPWFMDVGMLYWRTDLFRSPPATMDALVADIQRARRAGTPYGIVWQGSRYEGLVTCFLEYLGAFGGRVMTDDGRIVVDSPEGIRALAFMRQLLTSGATPAEVLTWHEEESRFAFQNGTAAFMRNWPYAVTIMNVPKDSRVAGKFAVAPMPAAPGGVSTATLGGSALAINAFTEHPDAAWKLVAFLCAPDQMLERSRLGGYPPRRALYDDPRLADVIPIPVTLARSIVERAAARPATPIYSQLSELLQIDLHRALSGQVAPEQALHDAARAMNALVERTHVRDLVAARKAS is encoded by the coding sequence ATGCGCGCCCACTTTCGCCCTGCCATCCTCTCACTCATCGCTGTCCTTGCCTGCCACGGGAGCCGGCCCGACGACACGCGCCCCGTCGTCACCTTCGCGGGCAGTGCGCTCGGCGCGGAAGGCGCGGTGCTCGCGCGCCAGGTCGCGCGATTCGAACTCGCTAATCCCGGGATTCGCGTCCGCATTCAGCATACGCCGGACGACGCGACGCAACGCCATCAACTCTTCGTGCAATGGCTGAACGCGCGCGCTGGCGAGCCGGACGTGCTGCAGCTCGACGTCGTCTGGACGCCGGAGTTTGCCGCAGCAGGATGGGTGCTCTCGCTCGATCGCTGGCATCCTAACGCGAGCGACTTCTTCCCGGCGACAATCGCGGCCAATACGTGGGCGAACTCGCTCTTTGCGATGCCGTGGTTCATGGACGTCGGGATGCTCTATTGGCGTACGGATCTCTTTCGCTCACCTCCAGCAACGATGGATGCCTTGGTGGCGGATATTCAACGTGCGCGGCGAGCGGGCACGCCATACGGAATTGTGTGGCAGGGTTCGCGCTACGAGGGGCTCGTCACCTGCTTTCTCGAGTATCTCGGCGCCTTTGGTGGTCGCGTGATGACGGACGACGGCCGGATCGTCGTCGATTCACCGGAAGGAATTCGTGCGCTCGCGTTCATGCGGCAGCTCCTCACGAGCGGCGCGACACCGGCGGAAGTTCTGACGTGGCACGAGGAGGAGTCGCGCTTCGCGTTTCAGAATGGCACCGCTGCGTTCATGCGAAACTGGCCCTACGCCGTGACGATCATGAATGTCCCGAAGGACTCGCGGGTCGCCGGAAAGTTCGCGGTCGCACCGATGCCTGCCGCGCCCGGCGGCGTATCGACCGCCACGTTAGGCGGCTCGGCGCTCGCCATCAATGCGTTCACCGAACACCCCGACGCGGCCTGGAAGCTCGTCGCGTTTCTGTGCGCGCCCGATCAGATGCTCGAGCGCTCCCGGCTCGGCGGCTATCCGCCGCGCCGAGCGCTGTATGACGACCCGCGGCTTGCGGACGTGATCCCCATTCCCGTGACGCTCGCGCGCAGCATCGTCGAACGCGCGGCGGCGCGTCCGGCGACGCCGATCTACTCGCAGCTGTCGGAACTGTTGCAGATCGATCTTCATCGGGCGCTCTCGGGCCAGGTCGCGCCCGAGCAGGCGCTGCACGATGCAGCGCGCGCGATGAATGCACTTGTCGAACGGACCCACGTGCGCGACCTCGTCGCAGCGCGAAAGGCCTCGTGA
- a CDS encoding phosphatase PAP2 family protein codes for MSSVQRTSARQLSFWLVLRVVALPLSASAQLRADSVRQDLRHLVGDVWSVWTSPAHATEDDWAGVAATAALTGVAATADEPLARWISDHPDAWPVRTLKHTLSEEAKYPAYELGSGQYLLPISGVLYLAGSIGRSQALRDAGLGCATAHLTSAGAREIVYLLVARDRPRTSPDDPFVIRSPGSHDWNMHSFFSGHIANSLGCASFLSHRFDLHAATPLLYGVTLAIGAGRVMDGRHWLSDTVVGAMFGYATGKAVAARMLERERRSMTPSKAPVMVSFSVPF; via the coding sequence GTGAGTTCAGTGCAGCGTACGTCGGCGCGGCAATTGAGTTTCTGGTTGGTTCTCCGCGTTGTCGCGCTTCCGCTATCGGCGAGTGCGCAGCTGCGCGCGGACTCCGTTCGGCAGGACTTGCGCCACCTCGTGGGGGACGTGTGGAGCGTGTGGACGTCACCGGCGCACGCCACCGAGGACGACTGGGCCGGTGTCGCGGCGACGGCCGCGCTCACCGGCGTCGCCGCGACCGCCGACGAGCCCCTCGCGCGATGGATCAGCGATCATCCGGACGCGTGGCCGGTGCGCACGCTCAAACACACGCTGAGCGAGGAGGCGAAATACCCCGCGTACGAGCTGGGAAGTGGGCAGTATCTGCTCCCGATCTCCGGCGTGTTGTATCTCGCGGGGTCGATCGGCCGCTCGCAGGCGCTCCGGGACGCGGGGCTTGGTTGCGCCACGGCACACCTAACGAGCGCAGGAGCACGGGAGATCGTCTATCTGCTCGTGGCGCGCGATCGCCCGCGCACTTCGCCGGACGATCCGTTTGTCATTCGCTCACCCGGCAGCCACGATTGGAACATGCATTCGTTCTTCAGCGGGCACATCGCGAATTCATTGGGTTGCGCGAGCTTTCTCTCGCACCGCTTCGATCTGCACGCTGCGACGCCGCTGCTCTACGGCGTCACCCTCGCCATCGGTGCCGGGCGGGTCATGGATGGACGCCACTGGCTTTCCGACACCGTCGTCGGCGCGATGTTCGGCTACGCAACGGGGAAAGCGGTCGCGGCGCGAATGCTCGAACGCGAGCGCCGTTCAATGACTCCGTCAAAGGCGCCCGTCATGGTGAGCTTTTCGGTGCCATTCTAG
- a CDS encoding type 1 glutamine amidotransferase domain-containing protein: MAANNLSGKRVAILATDGVEQVELTEPRKALDRAGAKTVVVSPKSGKIKGWQHDHWGDEIPVDLTLDQARADDFDALLLPGGVMNPDHLRTDKRAVELVKRFYTSGKPVAAICHGPWLLVEADVVRGRSVTSWPSLQTDLRNAGADWSDKEVVTDEGLVTSRKPADIPAFNAKMIEEFAEGSHAGRRETTRGVRPEARQ, translated from the coding sequence ATGGCAGCAAACAACCTCAGCGGAAAGCGCGTGGCGATTCTCGCGACTGACGGCGTCGAACAGGTCGAGCTCACGGAACCACGCAAGGCGCTCGATCGAGCGGGAGCGAAGACTGTGGTCGTGTCGCCGAAAAGCGGAAAGATCAAAGGTTGGCAGCACGATCATTGGGGCGACGAGATCCCCGTCGATCTCACACTCGATCAGGCGAGGGCCGACGATTTCGATGCATTGCTCTTGCCAGGCGGGGTGATGAATCCGGACCACTTGCGGACGGACAAGCGCGCGGTCGAGCTCGTGAAGCGCTTCTACACCTCGGGCAAACCGGTCGCGGCGATCTGCCATGGACCGTGGCTACTCGTCGAGGCGGACGTGGTGCGCGGCCGCTCCGTGACGAGCTGGCCATCGCTCCAGACCGATCTCCGGAACGCGGGCGCCGACTGGAGCGATAAGGAAGTCGTGACCGACGAGGGGCTCGTCACGAGCCGCAAGCCGGCCGACATCCCGGCGTTCAATGCGAAGATGATCGAGGAGTTCGCCGAGGGCTCGCACGCAGGCCGACGTGAAACGACGCGCGGCGTGCGGCCGGAGGCGCGCCAATAG
- a CDS encoding RagB/SusD family nutrient uptake outer membrane protein yields the protein MIHKLSYRALRGVVLAGAVALGSALTACNLDVSTPDVVPPDATAGAAALPTLLAGASGDFAVAYGGYNNGDNSDAIIQTSGLFTDEFIAADFFSTHVTIDSRDANPTNDIISRVMRNIQRSIVSANNTAARYAQFAATDPGFARVLNFAGFDYVFLAENFCSGVPVGSHIDASGAYVFGTPESTTELLNAAIVKFDSAAAVAGGDDLMRYTAMVGKGRALLDLDQPAQAAAAVAGVPTTFRFTTEHDPANDRTKSGMYELMWVDTRLTTSDREGQNGLPFVSGNDPRTATQDLDISAFDGETEILAPVKYGSWSAPEVIADGTEARLIEAEAALRAGNYGGANGTLELLNALRTDAGLPALSAATGATAQQDQLFSERAFWLFGTAHRLGDLRRLVRQPFYGRNAESVFPTGDYFKGDKYSTDVNLPVPQEEESNPNFKRSACDQSKA from the coding sequence ATGATTCATAAACTTTCATATCGGGCGCTGCGCGGAGTGGTACTTGCTGGCGCGGTCGCTCTCGGCAGCGCGTTGACGGCGTGCAATCTCGACGTGTCGACGCCCGATGTCGTTCCGCCTGACGCGACCGCCGGCGCCGCCGCGCTGCCGACGCTCCTTGCCGGCGCCTCGGGCGACTTCGCGGTCGCTTATGGCGGCTACAATAACGGCGACAACAGTGACGCCATCATCCAGACGAGCGGCCTCTTCACCGACGAGTTCATCGCCGCGGACTTCTTCTCGACGCACGTCACGATCGACTCGCGCGACGCGAATCCGACGAACGACATCATCTCGCGCGTCATGCGCAACATTCAGCGCTCGATCGTGAGCGCGAACAACACCGCGGCGCGTTATGCGCAGTTCGCGGCCACGGACCCCGGATTCGCGCGTGTCCTCAACTTCGCCGGCTTCGACTACGTCTTCCTTGCCGAAAATTTCTGTAGCGGCGTACCGGTTGGCAGCCACATCGACGCCAGCGGTGCGTACGTCTTCGGCACGCCGGAGAGCACGACCGAACTGCTCAATGCGGCGATCGTGAAATTCGACTCCGCGGCGGCGGTCGCCGGCGGCGACGACCTGATGCGCTATACGGCGATGGTCGGGAAGGGGCGCGCGCTGCTCGACCTCGATCAGCCGGCCCAGGCTGCTGCCGCCGTGGCCGGTGTGCCGACCACCTTCCGCTTCACGACGGAGCACGATCCGGCCAACGACCGCACCAAGAGCGGGATGTACGAGCTGATGTGGGTCGACACGCGCCTAACGACCTCCGACCGCGAGGGCCAGAATGGCCTGCCTTTCGTGAGCGGGAATGATCCACGCACCGCGACGCAAGATCTCGACATCTCCGCCTTCGATGGCGAGACCGAGATCCTGGCACCTGTGAAGTACGGCAGCTGGAGCGCCCCCGAGGTGATCGCCGATGGGACCGAGGCCCGCCTGATCGAGGCGGAAGCGGCCCTCAGGGCCGGGAATTACGGTGGCGCCAATGGCACACTCGAGTTGCTGAACGCCTTGCGCACCGACGCCGGTCTGCCGGCTTTGTCAGCGGCCACGGGCGCCACAGCGCAGCAGGACCAGCTCTTCTCCGAGCGAGCCTTCTGGCTCTTCGGTACGGCGCACCGCCTTGGCGATCTGCGGCGACTCGTCCGCCAGCCGTTCTACGGTCGCAACGCGGAGTCCGTGTTCCCGACGGGCGATTACTTCAAAGGCGACAAGTACAGCACGGACGTGAATCTGCCCGTGCCGCAGGAGGAGGAGAGCAACCCGAACTTCAAGCGTTCGGCGTGCGATCAGAGCAAGGCGTAG
- a CDS encoding SusC/RagA family TonB-linked outer membrane protein has translation MLRLFSCLLAAGTAAALTLAPCARAAAQQNTGSIAGRVTELESQRPIPEAQIAIVGTTRGARTDVDGRYRITGVPAGTVTLRVARIGFQSTTRQVAVAGAQESTADFGLGSVATVLSAITTTASGTQQLARENGASVAQISTDTIVLAPVQNFSELVTARASGVTISQSTGTTGEGARIRIRGANSMSLSNEPLIIIDGVRIDNTPESNSIGVGGQSPSRLNDINPEDIESFEIVKGPAAAALYGTAAANGVIQITTKRGRAGQAKWDAYGELGSIYENNAYPPNYGGWTNQPLYGFPGWPKSRTPSPTCNLVDQSFGNCTIDSLSTFDPLEQNSPFRVGRRQKFGGSVSGGVPASTYFISADAEQEGGVYTTSNLAKLNLRGNLSAHPNDKIDVNVSSGFLRSQLQLPQNDNNYYGAISNGLAGWPGNGPTDGYNPVPPAQFDNIDTRQDVNRFTGGANAAWRPLSWLSSNATLGLDVVNRLDEQTIPPNTVFFSNDNLGSRTSNRFQILNITTNYSLTGRYHILSTLEGVTQAGYQYQQAQDQGTEAFGRTLTAGSGSLGGTVSDKTVDEATVDNKTVGGFVSQQLSWNEKLYVSLALRGDKNSAFGKNFGFIQYPSASASYVVTEGGTTLNQLRLRTAYGESGLRPGVLDAIAYFTAAPARLDSTNVAGVTSGNLGNPNLKAERTREYEVGFDAGFFHDRASIGFTYYDKRSRDALVLVPLAQSFGGPTSEFQNLGAVTNSGVELTLNATPLQRNDAVLALTLTASGNRNRVTNLGGQPPILFGYSQRHVQGYPLGGYWGTTVDSVKVSPDGSISPNDVFFTTDPDKYRFLGSVLPTRQGSILGDLTLFKFVRLSTLFEYRGGNKLYNSSEQFRCLPFVLVCRGLNDKSAPVMERANAIADYMSNGDYFGGYIEDAGFVKWRELSLTLNAPARYAQKARASALSITFAGRNLGTWTKYSGVDPEVNVLGQDNNGVGDFLTQPQVRYFITRLNLTF, from the coding sequence ATGTTGCGATTGTTCAGTTGTCTCCTCGCTGCCGGCACCGCGGCGGCGTTGACGCTCGCGCCCTGCGCGCGCGCCGCCGCGCAGCAGAATACCGGTTCCATCGCCGGCCGCGTCACCGAATTGGAGAGCCAACGCCCGATACCCGAGGCACAGATCGCGATCGTCGGAACGACGCGCGGTGCGCGCACCGACGTCGACGGTCGATATCGCATCACGGGCGTTCCCGCTGGCACCGTCACTCTCCGCGTGGCCCGAATCGGATTCCAGAGCACGACGCGACAGGTCGCCGTCGCCGGCGCCCAGGAATCGACGGCCGACTTCGGCCTTGGTTCCGTTGCGACCGTACTCAGCGCGATCACCACGACCGCGAGCGGCACGCAACAGCTCGCGCGTGAAAACGGCGCGTCGGTCGCGCAGATCTCGACCGACACGATCGTGCTCGCGCCCGTGCAGAACTTCTCCGAGCTCGTCACCGCGCGCGCATCCGGCGTGACGATCTCGCAGAGTACGGGCACGACCGGCGAAGGCGCGCGCATTCGCATTCGCGGCGCCAACTCGATGTCGCTCTCCAACGAGCCACTGATCATCATCGACGGCGTTCGTATCGACAATACGCCAGAGTCGAACTCGATTGGCGTCGGCGGCCAGTCGCCGTCGCGATTGAACGACATCAATCCCGAAGACATCGAGAGCTTCGAGATCGTCAAGGGTCCGGCGGCCGCGGCCCTCTACGGTACGGCGGCGGCGAACGGCGTCATTCAGATCACGACCAAGCGAGGTCGGGCGGGTCAAGCGAAGTGGGACGCGTACGGTGAGCTCGGCTCGATTTACGAGAACAACGCGTACCCGCCTAACTACGGTGGCTGGACCAACCAGCCGCTCTACGGCTTCCCCGGCTGGCCGAAGTCGAGAACGCCCAGCCCGACGTGCAACCTCGTCGATCAGTCCTTCGGCAACTGCACCATCGATTCGCTCAGCACCTTCGATCCACTGGAGCAAAACAGCCCCTTCCGCGTTGGCCGTCGTCAGAAGTTCGGCGGCTCCGTGTCGGGCGGCGTTCCGGCGTCGACGTATTTCATATCCGCTGATGCGGAGCAGGAGGGGGGAGTCTACACCACGAGCAACCTCGCGAAGCTCAATCTCCGCGGCAATCTCAGCGCGCATCCGAACGACAAGATCGACGTCAACGTTTCGTCGGGATTCCTGCGCAGCCAACTGCAGCTGCCGCAGAACGACAACAATTACTACGGCGCGATCTCCAATGGGCTCGCTGGTTGGCCCGGAAACGGACCGACCGACGGTTACAATCCAGTCCCGCCTGCACAGTTCGATAACATCGACACGCGCCAGGACGTGAATCGCTTCACGGGTGGAGCAAATGCAGCGTGGCGGCCGCTCTCCTGGCTCTCGAGCAACGCAACGCTCGGCCTCGACGTCGTGAATCGCCTCGACGAGCAGACGATCCCGCCGAACACCGTGTTTTTCTCGAATGACAACCTCGGCAGCCGGACGTCGAATCGGTTTCAGATTCTCAACATCACGACCAACTACTCGCTCACCGGCCGGTATCACATTCTCTCGACCCTCGAGGGCGTGACGCAGGCGGGCTATCAATACCAGCAGGCGCAGGACCAGGGCACCGAGGCCTTCGGCCGCACGCTCACCGCAGGGAGCGGTTCGTTAGGCGGGACGGTCAGCGACAAGACCGTCGACGAGGCAACGGTCGATAACAAGACCGTCGGCGGCTTCGTTTCCCAGCAGTTGAGCTGGAACGAGAAGCTGTACGTCTCGCTTGCGCTCCGCGGCGACAAGAACAGCGCGTTCGGCAAGAACTTCGGCTTCATCCAGTATCCATCGGCGTCGGCCTCGTACGTCGTCACCGAGGGCGGCACGACGCTCAATCAGCTTCGCCTGCGGACGGCGTACGGCGAGTCTGGACTCCGCCCCGGCGTGCTCGACGCCATCGCCTACTTTACCGCGGCGCCGGCGCGGCTCGACTCCACCAACGTCGCTGGAGTCACGAGCGGCAATCTCGGCAATCCGAACCTCAAGGCCGAGCGGACCCGCGAGTACGAAGTCGGTTTCGACGCCGGTTTCTTCCACGATCGCGCGTCGATTGGTTTCACCTACTACGACAAGCGGTCCCGCGACGCGCTCGTCCTCGTGCCGCTCGCTCAATCGTTTGGCGGGCCGACCTCTGAATTCCAGAATCTCGGCGCGGTCACCAACAGCGGCGTGGAGCTCACGCTCAACGCAACGCCTCTGCAGAGGAACGACGCCGTGCTTGCCTTGACCCTCACGGCGTCGGGCAATCGCAATCGCGTCACGAATCTCGGCGGGCAGCCGCCAATACTTTTTGGGTACTCCCAGCGACACGTCCAGGGTTATCCGCTCGGCGGATACTGGGGCACGACGGTGGACAGCGTGAAGGTCTCCCCGGACGGATCGATCAGTCCAAACGACGTCTTCTTCACGACGGACCCCGACAAGTACCGCTTCCTGGGCAGCGTGCTGCCGACGCGTCAGGGCTCGATCCTCGGCGATCTCACGCTCTTCAAGTTCGTTAGGCTCTCGACGCTCTTCGAGTATCGCGGCGGCAACAAACTGTACAACAGCAGTGAGCAGTTCCGGTGCCTGCCCTTCGTGCTCGTGTGTCGCGGCCTGAACGACAAGAGCGCGCCGGTGATGGAGCGTGCCAACGCCATCGCCGATTACATGTCGAATGGTGATTACTTCGGCGGCTACATCGAGGATGCGGGCTTCGTCAAATGGCGCGAGCTGTCGCTCACCCTCAACGCGCCGGCGCGCTACGCGCAGAAGGCGCGCGCGAGCGCGTTGTCGATCACCTTCGCCGGCCGCAATCTTGGCACGTGGACCAAGTACTCGGGCGTGGATCCGGAAGTCAACGTTCTGGGTCAAGACAACAACGGTGTTGGAGACTTCCTGACGCAGCCGCAAGTGCGGTACTTCATCACGCGCCTCAACCTGACCTTCTGA